The Oncorhynchus nerka isolate Pitt River linkage group LG5, Oner_Uvic_2.0, whole genome shotgun sequence nucleotide sequence cagaaaaccagtcagtgtctggtgatCACCATTTAACTCAAGCAGCAGAATTTCCCCccttcacatagagttgttcAGACTGTTTGTGGCCTGTAAActgttgttccactcctcttcaatggctgtgcgaagttgctggatattggcaggaactggaacactgtCGTACACaccgatccagagcatcccaaacatgctcaatgggtgacatgtctggtgagtatgcaggccatggaagaactgggacattttcagcttccgggaattgtgtacagataatTGAGACATGTGGCTGTGcactatcatgctgaaacatgaggtgatagcGGCAGATGAATgacacaatgggcctcaggatctcgtcacagtatctctgtgcattcaaattgccatcgataaaatgcaattgtgttcgttgtccgtagtttatgcctgcccataccataatcaCCCAGGgggactctgttcacaacattgacatcagcaaaccacacgacgccatacaagTTGTTTGCCATCTGCccgaagagcacacttctccagcgtggcagtggccatcgaaggtgaacaTTTTCCCACTGGAGttggttacgacgccaaactgcagttgGGTCAAGAGCATGGTGAAGATGAAGAGCATGCAGGTGAGCTTCCCCGAGACGGTTTCTGAGTTTGTGCAggaattctttggttgtgcaggaattctttggttgtgcaaacccggTTTAATCAGCTGtccagtcagcataccaattgagacatctgtggcattgtgttttgacaaaacagcacattttagtggccttttatggtcccccccagcacaaggtgcatctgtgtaatgatcctgctgtttaatcagcttcttgatatgccacacgtggatggattatcttggcaaaggagaaaatgctcactgacagggaAGGAAACACATTTGTTCACAACATTTGAGAAATATGTTTTCAGATAAACAAAAAacttttctgggatcttttatttcaactcatgaaacgtgggaacacattacatgttgaatttatatttttgttcattatacATCCAAGCAATGCAATTATCTGAACATCTGCATGGGAGGCATTTATTAAAAATGATCAACCAAACTCCTTTCTTTAGACACTTGCCCTAATATAATTGGTTTACGTTATTTCTTGTCTCTGCATCACAACAGTCGGGGAACCAATCAAAAGACCAGCATCTGAGAGGGATGTCGTCCTATGACTTCAACACAAATCAAAAATGTGTCTTGCACTTAACAAATTTAGCAAGACGAGTTATcagaaaatattaaaaacaaAACCAGGCATACAAAACTCCCTACATTCTCCAGACCCATTTATGGTTGGTTCCTCCTGGTACAGTACATTGGTTAAAATAAAGAGTTACAAGACTGTATGACTAAACATGAAagctttaaaaaaagaaaagacaaaaaaaaaaaaaatagctgaAACATCCACTCTTGCGTTACAAACGAACTCTATCCAAGCGTAAACATTTCCAACACTTGTCATCATTCCTAAACAGGAGTCTTCGTCCCTGTGGTACTTTGAGCTTTGGCCTTCTCCTTTTCCAGATGTTtctgaaaaagaaagaaagaaaaaaggacAGCATCTAGATTTCAGAACAAAATGTTTTTTCTGGATGCTGACAACTGTTTGCTACAAAGTGAGAGACGTATTGGTGTGTTTTGTGTCAGAGCTTTAAATGACTGCTTAAATCATTTTGGTATATCTGCTAATTGACTAAAATATTGTGTATGTTTACCTTGAGTTTTTGGTAGTGAGATTGACTGCTACAGTGAACCTTCTTGGCCGTCTCCTCATTGGAATAGAACAGGAAACAGACTCTACAGTAGTACCCCATCTTCACATATTCAACACCTGCAATCAGACAGAGTCACTATGATGTTTGGTTGGAAGAATTTCACAAaaaaaggtctacacctgttctattcagggcatgtgacaaataacatttgatttgatgtatgaAATATGATATAATCTACAtggtcaaaagtatgtggacacctgctcgttgaacattcccaaaatcatgggcattattataaagttgccccgcccccctttcactgctataacagcctccaatcttctgggaaggctttccactagatgttggaacatccattcagccacaagagcattagtgaggacgggcactgatattgggcgataaggcctggctcgtagtcggcgttccaattcatcccaaaggtgttcgatggggttaaggtcagggctctgtgcaggccagtcaagttcttccacaccgatcttaacaaaccatttctgtatgaaacttgctttgtgcacatggggcattgccatgctgaaacaggaaagggccttccccaaactgttgccacaaagttggaagcacagaactgtctagaaagtcattgtatgctgtaaggTTAAGATCTCCCTTCACTGTAACTAAGGGGCCTaggccgaaccatgaaaaacagccccagaccattattcctcctccaccaaacgttacagttggcactatggattggggcaggtagcgttctcctggcttcCACCAAACCCATATTTgatgtcggactgccagatggtgaagcgtgattcatcactccagagaacgcatttccactgctccagagtccaaaggtggcgagctttacaccactccagccgacgcatCTTAGGCTCGTGTGAGGCTGTTctgccacggaaacccatttcaaggagctcccgatgaacagttcctGTGCTGACGATTCCAGAGGCCATTTTGAACtcacaaccgaggacagacaatttctaCGTGCTTCCGAACTCGGCagccccgttctgtgagcttgtgcgcCCTACCACTTCGTGGTTGAGaagctgttgctcctagacgtttccacttcacaataacacttacagttgaccttgggcagctctagcagggcataaattgaaagtcactgagctcttcagtaaggccattctactgccaatgtttgtctatggagattgcatggctgtttgcatgattttatacacctgtctgcaacaaaaaaaatgacTGAATCCACTAAATGAAAGGGGTGTCCAGATACTCTTGTCTATGTAGTGCATATATTTTTAATGCGTTGGACAAGACAAAAGTGGTctgacattttttttatttattttttatatatgttataaataaaaaaataaaaaagtatttcTAAACACATAGAAAACCCATTTCCCCCTCGAGTATTAATCTGAGCATGTCCTTACCCACTGGGTTGTTAGACTCATAAGGCCCCAGAGGAACCGGGCTGGTTGATGAAAGCTTCCCCTCAGCCTGGGATGGTGTGCTGGcagtctctccattctcctcaACGCTCCTCACACTCACTATGGAAATGGCCGTCTCGTTTTCCTCCATTTTGATGTTCTACGgcacaggacaatagagagtcaGTTCCTTAAGATACTACTTTTGGTTGACAAACTAAAACCGCCTGGGGTTACATCTCAGAATGGCGTCATATTCCCCATCAGATCATCATAGAGGGATTGCTGATGATGACCGCGAACTACGTTTGACCAAAGCCCCATAGGACTGTGATCCGTAGTAATACACTACAGTGAATATGGTGACATTGTCAACAACCTAAGCCAGATACACTTACCATGTCAGTGTCAATCTTGTGTACAGCTGAGGTCTCAGAGGGTTGACCGTGCTCGTGCTCtccctgtacctcctcctccttcctaacctctacctcactctgctcagtgggcgtctccaccatctcctctctggACTTCTTGACTGGAGGTTCTTCATCCTGTTTGGCTGAGCTTTTGGCTGCGGAGCTCCTGTGGGAGCTCGTTTCACTGCCTGATCGCTCCCTCTTCGACGACCTCTTCTTCtcctcagagtcaggggcaggtGGTCGGTGTCTAGTGTGGGAAAAGAGTATTTCATCTTTAGTGTCGCCATCTTAGTAGTGACAGAAATAAGTTGAAGTGTACAACGCTCACAGCAAATACACCAACTGTTGTTTAGTTTAACTCACCCGTATTTGAGCTGTTTGAACTTCCTGTTCACGTACACCGTTAGCCGCTTGCCTTCGAATTTAGGGGGCGTGTCCTTGTAGGTCTCAGACATTCTCTCAGCGTCCTCTCCACGTTCCATCTCAATGAAACACTAGAAATGAAATAATTAACATACAATAGAAATCCACGTTTGTTTTGTATCCCACTCTTTCCAAGAAGCTCTGTAGCCGAAGAGAGAACAAAATATTTCATTACCTCATTGCGAGATCTGTTCAGGAAATAGCGTCTCACTTTGCCGAACGGTTCAGCAATTTTCAGAAGAGAGGCATCTGAGGATTTGAAGTGGGGAATCTGACCCACGTATACCACTCTCCCACTCTGCAAGAAGAACAAACAAACATTACAAACAACTTCTACAGTAGAAGGCTGGCAAACTGAATCTGCAGGTACGGAGCTCACCTGAATGGTAGCGTATGTCTGTGAATGGTAGATTTTCACAGACTTCCCACACACAGTCGGTGTTACATTCCCACTGTAGAAATTGACCATTGCTTTGGCCTCTTCTTCCGAATTGAGTTGCAGAAAGGCCTAGGTTCACCAACAAAGAAAATATACACAATAGTTCAAAGTTgacttcattatttatttatttattccccCCGCTTTTTAACTGTCAAATGAATCTATCAACCAACTTTACCTCAGGTCTCACGTCAAGCACCaggtgctgaactacagtaccgAAGGGTTTGGCCAGGGCCAAGATCTTGTTCAGAAAACCATAGGCTCGTTTAAATCCCACAACGTTGACCACTCTCAATCCCCCAATTTTCTTAGAGCTTCCTGCAATGAGAGGATGAGAGCGACAATTACACAACTGTTTACTTTCACCCAACAACAGTTGCTGTAGCTTACTTTTCATGTGGGCCGACACTGTAGCAATGGTTTTCAATTCCACAGACGCTAATCAATCAATCATCCTAAATTAAATGATCATACATCATGCTAGATAGAGGTGAAGTTAATGTTGTTTACCTGAAGAGGAGTACTTTACTTTGGATGAGGAGTCCTGTCTCTCCAAGTCCTCGTCCTCTGCCAGCTCATCCAGAGTCACAAAGTCATCCATGTTCTCTGGGAAGTCCTGTTCCATGCTGCCCTCCTCCTGACGGAATCGAACAACATGTTAGTTACATATTCAACATAAagcaccagtcaaaggtttggacacacctactcattcaagggttttttcctttattttttactattttctacattgtagaataattactATAATTACTATAATTACTATAATtacacaactatgaaataacacatggagtcatgtagtaacccccaaaaagtattaaacaaatcaacatatatttgagattcttcaaatagccatcatttgccttgatgacagctatgcacactcttggcaattctctcaaccagcttcacctggaatgcttttccaacagtcttgaaggagtttgcacttattggctgcttttccttccctctgcggtccaacCCATCTCAAACCGtctctattggattgaggtcgggtgactaggtctgatgcagcactccatcactcttcttcttggtcaaataacccttacacagccagAAGGTGCGTttttggtcattgtgctgttgaaaaacaaattatagtggaactaagcccaaaccagatgggatggcgtatcgctgcagaatgctgtggtagtcatgcgagttaaatgtgccttgaactctaaataaatcaatgaccagcaaagcacccccacacctcttcctccatgcttcactgtggaaaTTACACACGCGAAGatcctccgttcacctactcagcgtctaacaaagacacggcggttggaaccaaaaatctcacatttgtacccatcagaccaaaggacagatttccacaggtctaatgtccatctctcgtgtttcttggcccaagcaagtcacttcttcttattggtgtcctttagtagtggtttctttgcggcaattcaaccatgaaggcctgattcacacagtcccctctgaacagttgatgttgagatatgtctgttacttgaactcggcgaaacatttatttgggctacaatttctgaggctggtaactctaatgaccttagcctctgcagcagaggtaactctgggacttCCTTTCCTCTGGCGGCCCTCATGACAGCCAatttcatcattgcgcttgatggtttttgcgactgcgctttaattaagaaactttcaaagttcttgaaatgttctgtattgactgaccttcatgtcttaaagtaatgaactGTTGTTTATCTTTGtgtttttgagctgttcttgccataatatggtcttggtcttttaccaaaaagggttatcttctgtatacaacccctaccttgtcacaacacaactgattggctgaaacacaTTAAGacagaaagaaattccacaaattaacaggaacacctgttaattgaaatgcatttcaggtgactacctcatgaagctggttgacagaatgccaaaaatgtgcaaagctgtcatcaaggcaaaggatggctactttgaagaatcaaacaaaatatatttagatttgtttaacacttttttttggttagtgcatgattctgtgtgttatttaatagttttgatgtcttcactattattattatacaatTTTGAAAAtcgtaaaaataaaaaccctggaatgagtaggtgtccaaacttctgactggtactttatgtcaacatattatttatatattaaaaatacatttctaccactctaaattccaagcatctgcctctaaccctaggaagctctttgccaccttctcctccctcctgaatccccccccccccctctgcagatgacttcgtcaaccattttgaaaagaaggtcgacgacatccgatcctcgtttgctaagtcaaatgacaccgctggttctgctcacactgccctaccctgtgctctgacctctttctcccctctctctccagatgaaatcttgcgtcttgtgacggccggccgcccaacaacctgcccgcttgaccctatcccctcctctcttctccagaccatttccggagaccttctcccttacctcacctcgctcatcaactcatccctgaccgctggctacgtcccttccgtcttcaagagagcgagagttgcaccccttctgaaaaaacctacactcgatccctccgatgtcaacaactacagaccagtatcccttctttcttttctctccaaaactcttgaacgtgccgtccttggccagctctcccgctatctctctcagaatgaccttcttgatccaaatcagtcaggtttcaagactagtcattcaactgagactgctcttctctgtatcacggaggcgctccgcactgctaaagctaactctctctcctccgctctcatccttctagacctatcggctgccttcgatactgtgaaccatcagatcctcctctccaccctctccgagttgggcatctccggcgcggcccacgcttggattgcgtcctacctgacaggtcgctcctaccaggtggcgtggcgagaatccgtctcctcaccacgtgctctcaccactggtgtcccccagggctctgttctaggccctctcctattctcgctatacaccaagtcacttggctctgtcataacctcacatggtctctcctatcattgctatgcagacgacacacaattaatcttctcctttcccccttctgatgaccaggtggcgaatcgcatctctgcatgtctggcagacatatcagtgtggatgaccgatcaccacctcaagctgaacctcggcaagacggagctgctcttcctcccggggaaggactgcccgttctaTGATCTCGCCaccacggttgacaactccattgtgtcctcctcccagagcgctaagaaccttggcgtgatcctggacaacaccctgtcgttctcaactaacatcaaggcggtggcccgttcctgtaggttcatgctctacaacatccgcagagtacgaccctgcctcacacaggaagcggcgcaggtcctaatccaggcacttgtcatctcccgtctggattactgcaactcgctgttggctgggctccctgcctgtgccattaaacccctacaactcatccagaacgccgcagcccgtctggtgttcaaccttcccaagttctctcacgtcaccccgctcctccgctctctccactggcttccagttggagctcgcatccgctacaagaccatggtgcttgcctacggagctgtgagggggaacggcacctcagtacctccaggctctgatcaggccctacacccaaacaagggcactgcgttcatccacctctggcctgctcgcctccctaccactgaggaagtacagttcccgctcagcccagtcaaaactgttcgctgctctggccccccaatggtggaacaaactccctcacgacgccaggacagcggagtcaatcaccaccttccggagacacctgaaaccccacctctttaaggaatacctaggataggataaagtaatccttctcacccccccccccttaaaagatttagatgcactattgtaaagtggctgttccactggatgtcataaggtgaatgcaccaatttgtaagtcgctctggataagagcgtctgctaaatgacttaaatgtaatgtaatgagtgACTTGAGGTATTTCCTCGATACAACAGACAGGTAAAAAACTAATGAAAAAAATAGACAAATAAGGACAATATTCTATTATTACCTGAATCACCATGAGTTCCTTGGACAGATAACAAGTGATTTGTTTCCCATGCAACAGCGCTGGGTTCTGCTGGTAGTAGCTCACCACATCCCTAGCTTCCTTATGAGTCTCCATTTCTAAAAAGGCCTGTGGGAGTAGGAATACGCATCATGAACCCTGTGCTACAGGACCAGTCATCGGGTGCTCTAATACAACAACGTCATCCGTTTACTTCTGTTAAAATGGGTAATAGGAGCAAGTCAAGTGTTTGAAAGAGTTTGCGTTTCCAGTTGTACTGTAATACGTTAGTTAATAAAGCAGAATTGATTAATACGTTGTAATAAGAGGAAAGTGGTGT carries:
- the LOC135571752 gene encoding matrin-3-like; this translates as MSQKIPSDSSQKGFAVGRGLLAAAETLNFSMNEQRSDSLHHGSTARQLHGMSSGMGGGECDPQLSRRGGGSSHIGNSIKLFSSLGLSPADLDVLAQIPEDNISVETLPHLIMQLKNRKVDSDRRMAGNSRGDLSGLSSEPSYRASRDDWDDMRVGKLGGSMGQASAHAQQGDLGYNSIQDTSAGRYELDYGHGSGGRDPGWYSDLSRDGLRHTENQRLLLQMYPEWDPHMATSRSGGSHLLETTNQSAGLLGPIPMAERQQAGGGRMSSGWGGGAGSNVGSGKPHQHSMALKQIRSKVVVAKYDRSPLSNKALFALVEPFGTLCEHLVLKNKAFLEMETHKEARDVVSYYQQNPALLHGKQITCYLSKELMVIQEEGSMEQDFPENMDDFVTLDELAEDEDLERQDSSSKVKYSSSGSSKKIGGLRVVNVVGFKRAYGFLNKILALAKPFGTVVQHLVLDVRPEAFLQLNSEEEAKAMVNFYSGNVTPTVCGKSVKIYHSQTYATIQSGRVVYVGQIPHFKSSDASLLKIAEPFGKVRRYFLNRSRNECFIEMERGEDAERMSETYKDTPPKFEGKRLTVYVNRKFKQLKYGHRPPAPDSEEKKRSSKRERSGSETSSHRSSAAKSSAKQDEEPPVKKSREEMVETPTEQSEVEVRKEEEVQGEHEHGQPSETSAVHKIDTDMNIKMEENETAISIVSVRSVEENGETASTPSQAEGKLSSTSPVPLGPYESNNPVGVEYVKMGYYCRVCFLFYSNEETAKKVHCSSQSHYQKLKKHLEKEKAKAQSTTGTKTPV